One window from the genome of Castellaniella sp. MT123 encodes:
- a CDS encoding TetR/AcrR family transcriptional regulator: MSDDSLLPARRVRRRGNLRAALLDAGVALAREGGPSAVVLREVTRRAGVVPNAAYRHFENHQALFEAVRGVALAQLAHAIEAEIEAVQSDDLRLHARATFRGVGLGYLRFARREPGLFRTAFAARPFDVNESHGDQESARGASGMDPFQLLASALDGMVHAGLMSPEHRPGAEWMAWSAVHGMAFLVLNGPLRGQGEAECQVLAERLVAMVERGLLAETPARG, translated from the coding sequence ATGTCGGATGACTCCTTGCTCCCCGCCCGTCGTGTTCGTCGACGCGGAAACTTGCGCGCCGCGCTACTCGATGCGGGCGTTGCGCTGGCGCGCGAGGGCGGGCCGAGTGCTGTGGTGCTGCGTGAAGTCACGCGGCGCGCCGGCGTGGTGCCGAACGCGGCGTATCGCCATTTCGAGAACCACCAGGCATTGTTCGAAGCGGTGCGCGGGGTTGCCTTGGCGCAGTTGGCGCACGCCATCGAGGCCGAGATCGAGGCGGTGCAATCGGACGACCTGCGCCTGCACGCCCGTGCTACGTTTCGTGGCGTGGGTCTGGGCTATCTGCGCTTTGCGCGCCGGGAACCCGGTCTGTTTCGCACCGCATTCGCCGCCCGGCCGTTTGATGTGAACGAGTCCCACGGAGACCAGGAGTCGGCGCGCGGCGCCAGCGGCATGGATCCATTCCAGTTGCTGGCCAGCGCACTGGACGGGATGGTCCATGCCGGCCTGATGTCCCCCGAACACCGCCCGGGGGCGGAGTGGATGGCCTGGTCGGCGGTTCATGGCATGGCGTTCCTGGTGCTCAACGGCCCCTTGCGGGGACAGGGGGAAGCCGAGTGCCAAGTGCTGGCCGAGCGGCTGGTCGCCATGGTCGAGCGTGGGCTGCTGGCGGAAACCCCTGCTCGTGGGTAG
- a CDS encoding glutathione S-transferase family protein, whose translation MLIYDAHSPAPRCLRMFLLEKRLEIPAVRVDVMTGENREPGYLAVNPTGQTPTLRLDDGSTLSEAVAIAEYLEELHPTPALVGHTAEERAQTRQWWRRVELNVTEFIHNAYHYAEGLPRFESRIPVVPEAAAGLKRVAQDRLRWLDGMFGDGPYLCGDRFTAADIWLYVWLDFGNGVGQAFDRGLPRIGPWFNRMESRPSAEGSRALLA comes from the coding sequence ATGTTGATCTACGACGCGCATAGTCCCGCCCCCCGCTGCCTGCGGATGTTTTTGCTAGAGAAGCGGCTCGAGATCCCGGCCGTAAGGGTCGATGTGATGACGGGAGAAAATCGCGAACCGGGATATCTTGCGGTCAATCCGACGGGTCAGACGCCTACGTTGCGGCTCGACGACGGTTCCACTCTGTCCGAGGCGGTTGCTATAGCGGAATACCTGGAGGAACTGCATCCGACGCCGGCGCTCGTCGGCCATACTGCCGAGGAACGCGCGCAGACGCGTCAATGGTGGCGCCGTGTGGAGCTGAACGTGACGGAGTTCATCCACAATGCCTACCACTATGCGGAGGGGCTGCCGCGTTTCGAATCCCGTATTCCGGTCGTTCCGGAAGCAGCCGCCGGGTTGAAGCGTGTGGCCCAGGATCGTCTGCGCTGGCTGGATGGCATGTTCGGGGACGGCCCTTATCTGTGCGGTGACCGCTTTACCGCCGCCGATATCTGGCTGTACGTCTGGCTGGATTTCGGCAATGGCGTGGGCCAGGCATTCGATCGCGGCCTGCCCAGGATCGGGCCGTGGTTCAATCGGATGGAAAGCCGGCCGAGCGCTGAAGGCAGCCGGGCGCTCCTGGCCTGA
- a CDS encoding DUF1993 domain-containing protein, whose protein sequence is MTISMYAASVPVLKQMLHSLDAILSKAEAHTVNKKIDPAVLLQARLYPDMLPLVVQVQIASDNAKGIAARLAGVDIPSFQDTERTFEELRARIAKTIDFIDTVKPEQVNGSEGRDVVVYKGAPYEMQLRGQTYLIHFGLPNFLFHVTTAYAILRHNGVELGKSDFIGKF, encoded by the coding sequence ATGACTATTTCCATGTATGCGGCATCGGTACCGGTGCTGAAGCAAATGCTGCACAGCCTCGATGCCATCCTGAGCAAGGCGGAGGCCCACACCGTGAACAAGAAAATTGATCCGGCGGTGCTGCTGCAGGCGCGTCTGTATCCCGATATGCTCCCCTTGGTCGTGCAAGTGCAAATTGCCAGCGACAACGCCAAGGGCATCGCCGCGCGCCTGGCGGGAGTCGACATTCCATCGTTCCAGGATACCGAGCGCACGTTTGAAGAGCTGCGTGCCCGCATTGCGAAGACGATCGACTTCATCGATACCGTCAAGCCCGAACAGGTGAACGGCAGCGAAGGGCGTGACGTCGTCGTGTACAAGGGTGCGCCGTATGAAATGCAATTGCGGGGGCAGACCTACCTGATTCATTTTGGCTTGCCCAATTTCCTGTTCCACGTGACAACCGCTTATGCCATCCTGCGGCATAACGGCGTTGAACTCGGCAAGAGCGATTTCATCGGGAAATTCTGA
- a CDS encoding PIN domain-containing protein, translated as MSCHTPSFVILDACVLMSTLQRQLLLRVADQGVFQPVWTERIGEEWRRNAARVWQISPEKLAAQWNAMNQRFPGAMETNTAPYEAGLRYSDPKDFHVIATGLARRARCGLQGSPTVQVMTWNLKDFNRSELRRQGLDVYSPDQLLADWWRAGSSRLEAAVQAMAADSVALGRTPEPLSETLQRERLYRLQRLSAETPATTPQ; from the coding sequence ATGTCCTGCCACACCCCTTCTTTCGTCATCCTGGATGCCTGCGTGCTGATGTCCACGCTGCAGCGCCAATTGCTGCTGCGTGTGGCCGATCAGGGTGTATTCCAGCCGGTCTGGACCGAACGCATCGGCGAGGAATGGCGCCGCAACGCGGCGCGCGTGTGGCAGATTTCGCCTGAAAAACTGGCGGCACAATGGAATGCCATGAACCAGCGCTTCCCCGGCGCAATGGAGACCAACACCGCCCCCTACGAAGCCGGGTTGCGCTACAGCGACCCGAAAGATTTTCACGTGATCGCGACCGGCCTGGCGCGGCGCGCGCGCTGCGGCTTGCAAGGCTCTCCCACCGTGCAGGTGATGACGTGGAACCTGAAGGACTTCAATCGATCCGAATTGCGACGCCAAGGGCTGGATGTGTATTCCCCCGATCAGTTGCTGGCCGACTGGTGGCGGGCAGGATCATCGCGCCTGGAAGCCGCCGTGCAGGCCATGGCCGCCGATTCTGTTGCGCTGGGACGCACGCCCGAGCCGCTGTCCGAGACCTTGCAGCGCGAACGGTTGTATCGCCTCCAGCGCCTGTCGGCCGAAACGCCAGCAACAACGCCTCAGTGA
- a CDS encoding recombinase family protein, translating into MNGSLRPGINQCQIAPPTKNLTLPRSLPDLVRIIGDLEHEGVAFESLTERIETRSASGKLVFHVFAALAEFERNLIRERTKAGLAAARARGRTGGRRPKLTAAQIKEVVTKVDAKKMRIEDIARAYDVSRTTIYSAVAGWRKDRENSVQKI; encoded by the coding sequence GTGAACGGTTCACTGAGGCCAGGGATTAACCAATGTCAAATCGCCCCGCCCACAAAAAATCTGACACTCCCACGCAGCCTTCCGGATCTGGTTCGCATCATTGGCGACCTTGAACACGAGGGCGTTGCCTTTGAGAGCCTGACTGAACGCATTGAAACCCGCAGCGCTTCCGGCAAGCTCGTGTTTCATGTGTTTGCCGCCTTGGCGGAATTCGAACGCAACCTGATTCGCGAACGCACGAAGGCAGGGCTTGCCGCGGCACGCGCGCGTGGCCGCACGGGGGGGCGTCGCCCCAAACTGACAGCAGCTCAAATCAAAGAAGTGGTTACGAAGGTCGACGCAAAAAAAATGCGGATCGAGGACATTGCACGGGCGTACGACGTCTCGCGCACGACGATATACAGTGCGGTGGCCGGGTGGCGCAAGGACCGTGAAAATTCTGTACAGAAAATCTGA
- a CDS encoding IS256 family transposase: MPVKHKKPSIAAQAAAREARLPKLPEHLLDGLVEGPMSAMEVEDLIDAFGRAVIERAMGAEMNVHLGYRPGEDKPAAQTDERNGVSTKTLLTKHGSVQVQLPRDRDGSFEPVLIPKHERHFAGFDERIIALYARGMSVREIQAFLAETYGTNVSPELISEVTNEVMAETVAWQNRPLERMYPVVLFDALRVKIRTDGLVVNKAVYLALGIDANGERDVLGLWIEQTEGSKFWLKVFNELKNRGCQDILIAVVDGLKGLPEAINAVFPKTTVQTCIVHLMRNSLDYAGWKDRKLVAAALKPIYTAANEQQAREALQAFADGPWGTRYPTIVAAWERAWEHVVPFFIFPPDIRRVIYTTNAIENMNRQLRKIIKNRGQFPSDEAAVKLLWLALRNILAKPSRSVHTWKAAMNQFAILFGERFTEARD, from the coding sequence ATGCCCGTGAAACACAAGAAACCATCCATCGCGGCGCAGGCGGCCGCCCGCGAGGCGCGGCTGCCCAAGCTGCCTGAGCACCTACTGGACGGCCTGGTCGAAGGCCCGATGTCAGCCATGGAGGTCGAGGACCTGATCGATGCCTTCGGCCGCGCGGTCATCGAGCGGGCCATGGGTGCGGAGATGAACGTGCACCTGGGCTACCGCCCCGGTGAGGACAAGCCCGCCGCGCAGACCGATGAGCGCAACGGCGTGAGCACCAAGACGCTGCTGACCAAGCACGGTTCGGTGCAGGTACAGCTGCCCCGAGACCGCGACGGCAGCTTCGAGCCGGTGCTCATCCCCAAGCATGAACGCCATTTCGCCGGGTTCGATGAGCGCATCATTGCCCTGTATGCCCGTGGCATGAGCGTGCGCGAGATCCAGGCTTTTCTCGCCGAGACCTATGGCACGAACGTTTCGCCCGAGCTCATCAGCGAGGTGACCAACGAGGTGATGGCCGAGACCGTCGCCTGGCAGAACCGCCCCTTGGAGCGCATGTACCCGGTCGTCTTATTTGACGCACTGCGGGTGAAGATCCGCACTGATGGTTTGGTGGTCAACAAGGCCGTCTACCTGGCCCTGGGCATCGACGCCAACGGGGAACGCGACGTGCTGGGGCTGTGGATCGAACAAACCGAGGGCTCAAAATTCTGGCTCAAGGTCTTCAATGAACTGAAAAACCGAGGCTGCCAGGACATCCTGATCGCCGTGGTGGATGGCTTAAAGGGCCTGCCCGAGGCCATTAACGCGGTCTTCCCGAAGACGACGGTGCAGACCTGCATCGTGCACCTGATGCGCAACAGCTTGGATTACGCGGGCTGGAAGGACCGTAAATTGGTCGCTGCCGCGCTCAAGCCCATCTATACCGCCGCCAACGAACAGCAGGCCCGAGAGGCCCTGCAGGCCTTCGCCGATGGCCCCTGGGGTACCCGCTACCCGACCATTGTGGCCGCCTGGGAACGGGCTTGGGAGCATGTGGTGCCGTTCTTCATCTTCCCGCCCGATATCCGGCGAGTGATCTACACCACCAACGCCATCGAGAACATGAACCGGCAGCTGCGTAAAATTATCAAGAACCGGGGCCAGTTCCCCAGCGATGAGGCGGCTGTGAAGCTGCTGTGGCTGGCGCTCAGAAACATCCTGGCCAAGCCATCCCGATCCGTTCACACTTGGAAGGCGGCGATGAACCAGTTCGCCATTCTGTTCGGTGAACGGTTCACTGAGGCCAGGGATTAA
- a CDS encoding EAL domain-containing protein has product MDFDTMSLLRTNTATDKQGFDRKEKKSHFGKSGFGSNAPDCKETWFHAVFNQMTVGIALTDIRTGRWLQVNQRYCDIVGYSPDELRIMNFQDLTHPDDLAADLAQVARMRAGDITSFCIEKRMCRKDGRIVWVSLSASAAWDTEEPFGFYIATIQDITAHKLAREQAKENEQTLRSSLEHLPVAVALVADNQTIIYRNRRFESLIGYTARDVPDMESWWRAAYPEHTARDQARRFWTQRRERARQGNGTIEPYEKKVLCRDGEMRHVKIGGALTGAGYLMTLEDLSSHKAVQQRIERLSYYDPLTQLPNRRLLLERAPKTLADSRSNDRWGAVLLLDVDRFKLLNDTLGRDYGDALLQQISQRLLSFTENRYLAARHGDDEFVVVLDNLAQRSEDAGSGAAERARQLLRTLHAPYELMGIPYQASVCAGVALFHGEQDDVDELLKRAGLAVSQAKAFERGTFRFYDPQIQLAVNDRAQLEADIRTALEQHQFEIFYQPQMHQDRVVGAEALVRWRHPEKGCVLPAYFISVAEESGLILQLGTEVLYGACRQLAAWGHQPVLNKLTLSVNVSPRQFYQNDFVSQVLRILAQTGAKAKRLKLELTERLLLRDVEGTIQKMAQLHTHGVRFSLDDFGTGYSSLAYLKRLPLDEVKIDQSFVHGVPGNCNDVAIVRSIISLAQSLGLSVMAEGVETEEHKHFLEQHGCERYQGYLFGRPARVDVFEALVKDL; this is encoded by the coding sequence ATGGACTTCGACACCATGTCACTTCTGCGCACGAACACCGCCACCGACAAACAAGGGTTCGACCGGAAAGAAAAAAAATCACACTTCGGAAAGTCGGGGTTCGGTTCAAACGCACCCGATTGCAAGGAAACGTGGTTCCACGCAGTTTTCAACCAGATGACGGTGGGAATCGCTCTGACCGACATTCGGACGGGACGCTGGCTGCAGGTCAATCAAAGGTACTGCGACATCGTCGGATATTCGCCGGACGAGCTGCGCATCATGAACTTTCAGGACCTGACGCATCCCGACGACCTAGCGGCCGACCTCGCACAAGTGGCGCGGATGCGCGCCGGGGATATCACGAGCTTCTGCATCGAAAAGCGCATGTGTCGTAAGGATGGCCGGATCGTGTGGGTCAGCCTTTCCGCTTCCGCGGCGTGGGACACTGAAGAGCCCTTCGGTTTCTACATCGCCACCATCCAGGACATCACAGCTCACAAGCTCGCGCGGGAACAAGCCAAAGAAAATGAACAGACGCTGCGTAGCAGCCTGGAACATCTTCCCGTCGCTGTTGCCCTGGTCGCGGACAATCAAACAATCATTTATCGCAATCGGCGTTTCGAGTCTCTGATCGGGTATACCGCCAGGGATGTCCCCGATATGGAAAGCTGGTGGCGGGCCGCATACCCCGAGCACACTGCTCGGGATCAGGCCCGCAGGTTCTGGACCCAGCGGCGCGAGCGCGCACGCCAGGGCAATGGCACGATCGAACCCTATGAAAAAAAGGTATTGTGCCGCGACGGAGAGATGCGCCACGTCAAGATCGGCGGTGCGCTGACCGGCGCCGGTTACCTCATGACGCTGGAAGACCTCAGCAGCCACAAGGCGGTTCAGCAGCGCATCGAGCGGCTCTCCTACTATGACCCGCTGACCCAGTTGCCCAATCGCCGCCTGCTCCTGGAACGGGCGCCAAAGACACTGGCGGACAGCCGGTCCAACGACCGGTGGGGCGCCGTATTGCTGCTGGATGTAGACCGTTTCAAGCTCCTGAACGACACGCTGGGACGCGACTATGGCGATGCATTGCTCCAGCAAATTTCGCAGCGTCTGCTGAGCTTTACGGAGAACCGTTACCTTGCCGCTCGTCACGGAGATGACGAGTTTGTGGTTGTTCTCGACAACCTGGCCCAGCGATCAGAAGACGCCGGCTCGGGGGCCGCCGAAAGAGCGCGGCAATTGTTGCGGACCCTGCACGCGCCCTACGAGCTTATGGGCATACCCTACCAGGCATCGGTCTGCGCAGGAGTCGCGCTGTTCCATGGCGAACAGGATGACGTGGACGAACTGCTCAAGCGCGCCGGCCTGGCCGTCAGCCAGGCCAAGGCCTTCGAGCGTGGAACGTTTCGCTTCTATGATCCGCAAATCCAGCTGGCCGTCAACGACCGGGCGCAACTCGAAGCCGACATCCGGACGGCCCTTGAACAGCATCAGTTTGAGATTTTCTATCAACCGCAAATGCATCAGGACCGCGTGGTTGGCGCCGAAGCCCTGGTGCGCTGGCGCCATCCCGAGAAAGGTTGCGTATTGCCGGCCTACTTTATATCGGTAGCCGAGGAGTCAGGCTTGATCCTGCAGCTGGGGACCGAAGTGCTTTACGGCGCCTGCCGACAGCTCGCCGCCTGGGGGCACCAGCCGGTGCTGAACAAACTGACACTATCGGTGAATGTCAGCCCTCGCCAGTTCTACCAGAATGATTTCGTGTCCCAGGTGTTACGCATCCTGGCGCAGACGGGCGCGAAGGCGAAACGGCTGAAACTGGAACTCACCGAGCGCCTTTTGCTGCGCGACGTTGAAGGAACGATCCAAAAAATGGCGCAATTGCACACGCACGGTGTGCGGTTCTCTCTGGACGACTTCGGAACGGGGTATTCGTCGCTTGCCTATTTGAAGCGGCTCCCCCTGGATGAGGTGAAAATCGATCAGAGCTTCGTGCATGGCGTGCCGGGCAACTGCAACGATGTGGCTATCGTGCGCAGCATCATCTCGCTGGCCCAAAGCCTCGGGCTGTCTGTAATGGCCGAAGGGGTGGAAACCGAGGAACACAAGCACTTCCTGGAACAACATGGCTGCGAGAGATACCAGGGGTACCTGTTCGGCCGGCCGGCTCGCGTGGATGTGTTCGAGGCGCTTGTAAAGGACTTGTAG
- a CDS encoding NAD(P)-dependent oxidoreductase, which yields MKVALIGVTGRVGSRLLAELLRRGHQVTGIARDVSKIPRQPELVLENADANQPDQLVPLLKGCDAVFSALKFATADAVTLIAAVKQAAVPRLLVVGGAGTLEVAPGVQALDAPGFPDAYKPEATAARTFLEVLRKETELDWTFLSPSAEFVPGTRTGKFRLGLDQLLVGSDGKSWVSMEDFAIALVDELETPKHSRRRFTVGY from the coding sequence ATGAAAGTTGCCTTGATCGGCGTCACGGGCCGCGTCGGCTCGCGTCTGCTCGCCGAACTTTTACGGCGCGGGCACCAGGTCACGGGCATTGCCCGCGACGTCAGTAAAATCCCCCGCCAGCCGGAACTGGTGCTGGAGAACGCCGATGCCAATCAGCCAGACCAACTGGTGCCCTTGTTGAAAGGCTGCGATGCGGTGTTCAGCGCCCTGAAGTTCGCCACGGCCGATGCTGTGACGCTGATTGCCGCCGTGAAGCAGGCAGCAGTCCCCCGCCTGCTGGTGGTGGGCGGTGCGGGCACGCTGGAAGTCGCCCCGGGGGTGCAGGCGCTGGACGCCCCGGGTTTTCCGGATGCCTACAAACCGGAAGCGACCGCCGCACGCACGTTTCTCGAAGTCTTGCGCAAAGAGACGGAACTGGACTGGACGTTTCTTTCCCCATCCGCCGAATTCGTCCCCGGCACGCGTACCGGCAAGTTTCGCTTGGGACTGGACCAGCTGCTGGTAGGATCGGACGGCAAGAGCTGGGTCTCGATGGAAGACTTCGCGATCGCGCTCGTCGATGAGCTGGAAACGCCCAAGCACAGTCGCCGGCGTTTCACGGTGGGGTATTGA
- a CDS encoding virulence RhuM family protein, whose translation MRNTTGPTTTSTTLPHAELVLYATEDGSAQFFLRAEDRTVWLSQAELAELFQTSVQNINIHIKNVLEEGELKEVRTIKDDLIVRPEGSRQVRRTVKLYNLDMILAIGYRVKSPRGTQFRQWATTHLKEYLIKGFVMDDERLKGSERWDYFDELLQRIRDIRSSEKRFYQKVRDLFALSVDYADDGEVTGLFFAEVQNKMFFAVTGHTAAELIVQRADPTQPNMALTSWKGGRVRKGDVTVAKNYLNAEELDQLNRIVSMFLDFAELRAMQRKDLHMADWRAYVNSFMTFNEQPVLRGSGRMSHQAMTTIAHERYEQFDSARRHTEALEADLAEMRELEQVEKQLSGRRKKSK comes from the coding sequence ATGCGCAATACCACTGGCCCGACCACCACTTCAACAACACTCCCTCACGCCGAATTAGTGCTCTATGCGACTGAAGATGGCTCGGCGCAGTTCTTCTTGCGTGCCGAGGACCGTACTGTCTGGCTCAGCCAAGCTGAACTAGCTGAGCTGTTCCAGACTTCCGTCCAAAACATCAACATTCACATAAAAAACGTGCTTGAAGAGGGGGAGTTAAAAGAAGTTCGAACTATTAAAGATGACTTAATAGTTCGACCCGAAGGCAGCCGCCAGGTTCGTCGAACGGTCAAACTTTACAACCTTGACATGATCCTTGCCATTGGTTATCGGGTTAAGTCACCCCGCGGTACGCAGTTCCGCCAGTGGGCCACCACTCATCTCAAGGAATATCTGATCAAGGGCTTCGTCATGGATGACGAACGCCTGAAGGGTAGCGAACGTTGGGACTACTTTGACGAGCTACTCCAGCGCATCCGCGACATACGTTCATCGGAAAAGCGCTTCTACCAAAAAGTGCGCGATCTATTTGCGCTGTCGGTAGATTACGCGGACGACGGCGAGGTCACTGGCCTCTTCTTCGCCGAGGTACAGAACAAGATGTTCTTCGCCGTGACTGGCCACACCGCCGCCGAATTGATCGTGCAGCGCGCCGACCCAACCCAACCGAATATGGCGCTCACCTCATGGAAAGGTGGCCGTGTGCGCAAAGGCGATGTGACCGTGGCCAAAAACTACTTGAACGCTGAAGAACTGGACCAACTCAACCGTATCGTCAGCATGTTCCTGGATTTTGCCGAACTTCGTGCCATGCAGCGTAAAGATCTACACATGGCCGACTGGCGAGCCTATGTGAACAGCTTCATGACCTTCAATGAACAGCCTGTACTGCGGGGTTCGGGCCGTATGAGCCATCAGGCCATGACGACGATTGCGCACGAGCGTTACGAGCAGTTCGATTCGGCGCGACGCCATACAGAAGCGCTGGAGGCCGATCTGGCAGAAATGCGGGAACTGGAGCAGGTCGAAAAGCAATTGAGTGGCAGACGTAAGAAAAGTAAGTGA
- the gyrB gene encoding DNA topoisomerase (ATP-hydrolyzing) subunit B → MTEPTTPNTPSSGYGADSIKMLKGLEAVRKRPGMYIGDTSDGTGLHHMVFEVVDNAIDEALAGYCDDIVVAIHADNSISVTDNGRGIPTAIHKDDEQHRSAAEIVMTELHAGGKFDQNSYKVSGGLHGVGVSCVNALSEWLRLTIWRNGEEYQMEFHRGDRVAPLAVTGKSDRTGTRVQYLADSEIFNNIDYVYEILARRLRELSFLNNGVKIRLVDERTGQDENLAFLGGVKGFVQYINRAKTVLHDNVFAVSTESDAGGVRVGVEVAMQWNDSYAETVLCFTNNIPQRDGGTHLTGLRAAMTRVLNKYITDNELAKKAKVDTTGDDMREGLACVLSVKVPEPKFSSQTKDKLVSSEVRPAVEDAVSRTLETWLLENPNDARALCGKIVEAARAREAARKAREMTRRKSILEGAGLPGKLADCQEKDPALCELYLVEGDSAGGSAKQGRDRKFQAILPLRGKVLNVEKARFDRLLSSEQITTLITALGTSIGPDFNVDKLRYHRIIIMTDADVDGAHIRTLLLTLFYRQMPALIERGYVYIAQPPLYKVKVGRDERYLKDDAEEAQFMLQLALKDTELVPRAGATPIRDDALMDLARQYVLADSVIARLSRTLDTEALSAMAEGVQISLADEPAARASAAALEQALHDPADPHGVHVEAQFDDTDESWRLAVIRPHFGNMRVSVFDRSFVRGGDYAVLARTAKTFMGLLGEGAVVRRGTGDKLKEKPVADFREIMRWLRGEAERGISKQRYKGLGEMNPGQLWETTMDPTVRRLLRVQIEDAIAADEIFVTLMGDNVEPRRAFIEAHALQAGNIDV, encoded by the coding sequence ATGACAGAACCCACTACCCCGAATACACCGTCCTCCGGCTACGGCGCCGATTCGATCAAGATGCTCAAGGGCCTGGAGGCGGTCCGCAAGCGCCCCGGCATGTACATCGGCGACACTTCCGACGGCACCGGACTGCACCACATGGTCTTCGAGGTGGTGGACAACGCCATCGACGAGGCACTGGCCGGCTACTGCGACGACATCGTCGTCGCCATCCACGCGGACAACAGCATCTCCGTCACGGACAACGGCCGCGGCATCCCGACCGCCATCCACAAGGACGACGAGCAGCACCGCAGCGCGGCCGAAATCGTCATGACCGAACTGCACGCCGGCGGCAAATTCGATCAGAATTCCTACAAGGTGTCCGGCGGTTTGCACGGCGTGGGGGTTTCCTGCGTCAACGCCCTGTCCGAATGGCTGCGCCTGACCATTTGGCGCAATGGCGAGGAATACCAGATGGAATTCCACCGCGGCGACCGGGTCGCCCCGCTGGCCGTCACCGGGAAATCCGACCGCACCGGCACCCGGGTCCAGTACCTGGCCGATTCGGAAATCTTCAACAACATCGACTACGTCTACGAAATCCTGGCCCGGCGCCTGCGCGAACTGTCCTTCCTGAACAATGGCGTGAAGATCCGCCTGGTGGACGAGCGCACCGGCCAGGACGAAAACCTGGCCTTCCTGGGCGGGGTCAAGGGCTTCGTCCAGTACATCAACCGCGCCAAGACCGTCCTGCACGACAACGTCTTCGCCGTCTCTACAGAATCCGACGCCGGCGGCGTGCGCGTGGGCGTCGAAGTCGCCATGCAATGGAACGACAGCTACGCCGAAACCGTGCTGTGCTTCACCAACAACATCCCGCAACGCGACGGCGGCACCCACCTGACGGGTCTGCGCGCCGCCATGACCCGGGTGCTGAACAAATACATCACCGACAACGAACTGGCCAAGAAAGCCAAGGTCGACACCACCGGTGACGACATGCGCGAAGGCCTGGCCTGCGTGCTGTCGGTCAAGGTCCCCGAACCGAAATTCAGCAGCCAAACCAAGGACAAGCTCGTCTCCAGCGAGGTGCGCCCGGCTGTCGAGGACGCCGTCAGCCGCACCCTGGAAACCTGGCTGCTGGAAAATCCCAACGACGCCCGTGCCCTGTGCGGGAAGATCGTGGAAGCCGCCCGCGCTCGCGAGGCCGCCCGCAAGGCGCGTGAAATGACACGCCGCAAGAGCATCCTGGAAGGCGCCGGCCTGCCCGGCAAACTGGCCGACTGCCAGGAAAAAGATCCCGCGCTGTGCGAACTCTACCTCGTCGAGGGTGACTCGGCCGGGGGTTCCGCCAAGCAGGGCCGCGACCGCAAGTTCCAGGCCATCCTGCCGCTGCGCGGCAAGGTCCTGAACGTGGAAAAGGCACGCTTCGACCGGCTGCTGTCCAGCGAACAGATCACCACCTTGATCACGGCCCTGGGCACCAGCATCGGCCCCGACTTCAACGTCGACAAGCTGCGCTATCACCGCATCATCATCATGACCGACGCGGACGTGGACGGCGCGCACATCCGCACCCTGCTGCTGACGCTGTTCTACCGCCAGATGCCCGCGCTGATCGAGCGCGGCTACGTCTACATCGCCCAGCCCCCCCTCTACAAGGTCAAGGTTGGCCGCGACGAACGCTACCTGAAGGATGACGCCGAGGAAGCCCAGTTCATGCTGCAGCTGGCCCTGAAGGACACCGAACTCGTGCCCCGCGCCGGCGCCACACCGATCCGCGACGACGCCCTGATGGACCTGGCCCGTCAGTACGTCCTGGCCGACAGCGTCATTGCGCGCCTGTCACGCACACTCGACACCGAGGCCCTGTCGGCCATGGCCGAAGGCGTGCAGATCAGCCTGGCCGACGAGCCGGCAGCCCGCGCCAGCGCCGCCGCGCTGGAACAAGCGCTGCACGACCCGGCCGACCCCCATGGCGTGCACGTCGAAGCCCAATTCGACGACACCGACGAGAGCTGGCGCCTGGCCGTCATCCGCCCGCACTTCGGCAACATGCGCGTCAGCGTATTCGATCGCAGCTTCGTGCGCGGCGGCGACTATGCCGTCCTGGCCCGCACCGCCAAGACCTTCATGGGCCTGCTGGGCGAAGGCGCCGTCGTGCGTCGCGGCACTGGCGACAAACTGAAGGAAAAACCCGTGGCGGATTTCCGCGAGATCATGCGATGGCTACGCGGCGAAGCCGAGCGCGGCATCAGCAAACAGCGCTACAAGGGTCTGGGCGAAATGAACCCCGGGCAGCTGTGGGAAACCACCATGGACCCCACCGTGCGCCGCCTGCTGCGCGTCCAGATCGAGGACGCCATCGCCGCCGACGAGATCTTCGTCACGCTGATGGGCGACAACGTCGAACCGCGCCGCGCCTTCATCGAAGCGCATGCGCTGCAGGCGGGAAATATCGACGTATAA